The following are encoded together in the Salmonella enterica subsp. enterica serovar Choleraesuis genome:
- a CDS encoding fumarate hydratase class I, with the protein MSNKPFVYQNPFPMAKDETEYYLLSREHVSVASFEGQDVLKVEPEALTLLAQQAFHDAAFMLRTSHQKQVASILLDPEASANDKYVALQFLRNSEIAAKGVLPTCQDTGTAIIMGKKGQNVWTGGGDEAALARGVYNTYIEDNLRYSQNAPLDMYKEVNTGTNLPAQIDLYSVDGDEYKFLCMAKGGGSANKTYLYQETKALITPAKLKNYLVEKMRTLGTAACPPYHIAFVIGGTSAEATLKTVKLASTRYYDGLPTEGNEHGQAFRDVALEQELLQEAQNLGLGAQFGGKYFAHDIRVIRLPRHGASCPIGMGVSCSADRNIKAKINRDGIWIEKLEANPGQYIPQELRQQGEGNVVSINLNQPMSDILAQLSAHPVSTRLTLNGTIIVARDIAHAKLKELIDNGEELPQYVKDHPIYYAGPAKTPEGYASGSLGPTTAGRMDSYVDLLQSHGASMVMLAKGNRSQQVTDACHKHGGFYLGSIGGPAAVLAQQSIKSLECVAYPELGMEAIWKIEVENFPAFILVDDKGNDFFQQIQNKQCAGCSQR; encoded by the coding sequence ATGTCGAATAAACCGTTTGTTTATCAGAACCCTTTTCCAATGGCGAAGGACGAAACCGAATACTATCTGCTGAGCCGCGAGCATGTTTCCGTCGCCAGCTTCGAAGGCCAGGACGTTCTGAAAGTTGAGCCAGAGGCGCTCACCCTGCTGGCGCAGCAGGCGTTCCACGATGCGGCATTTATGCTGCGCACCTCGCACCAGAAGCAGGTGGCCTCTATTTTGCTGGACCCGGAAGCCAGCGCTAACGACAAATACGTCGCCCTGCAATTCCTGCGTAACTCTGAAATAGCCGCCAAAGGCGTACTGCCAACCTGCCAGGATACCGGCACCGCTATCATTATGGGTAAAAAGGGCCAGAACGTCTGGACCGGCGGCGGCGATGAGGCGGCCCTGGCTCGTGGGGTATATAACACCTACATCGAAGATAACTTGCGTTACTCCCAAAACGCGCCGCTGGATATGTACAAAGAGGTGAACACCGGTACCAACCTGCCGGCGCAGATCGATCTCTACAGCGTGGATGGCGATGAGTACAAATTCCTGTGCATGGCTAAAGGCGGCGGTTCCGCCAATAAAACCTACCTGTATCAGGAAACCAAAGCGCTAATAACTCCGGCTAAACTTAAAAATTATCTGGTTGAGAAAATGCGCACCCTGGGTACCGCAGCCTGCCCGCCGTACCATATCGCATTTGTCATTGGCGGCACCTCAGCCGAAGCCACGCTGAAAACGGTAAAACTGGCCTCTACCCGCTATTATGATGGTTTGCCGACCGAAGGTAATGAGCACGGCCAGGCGTTTCGCGACGTAGCGCTGGAGCAGGAGCTGTTGCAGGAAGCGCAAAATCTGGGCCTCGGTGCGCAGTTTGGCGGTAAATATTTCGCTCATGACATTCGGGTTATCCGCCTGCCGCGCCACGGAGCTTCATGCCCAATTGGCATGGGAGTTTCCTGCTCGGCTGACCGTAATATCAAAGCCAAGATCAACCGCGACGGTATCTGGATTGAGAAACTGGAAGCTAACCCTGGCCAGTACATTCCTCAAGAACTGCGCCAGCAGGGTGAAGGTAACGTAGTCAGCATCAACCTAAACCAGCCAATGAGCGACATTCTGGCCCAGCTTTCTGCCCATCCGGTTTCTACCCGCCTGACGCTTAACGGCACCATTATTGTGGCTCGCGATATCGCGCACGCTAAGCTGAAAGAGCTTATTGATAATGGCGAAGAGTTGCCGCAATACGTGAAAGACCACCCAATCTATTACGCAGGCCCGGCCAAAACGCCGGAAGGTTATGCCTCTGGTTCTCTTGGCCCGACCACGGCTGGCCGCATGGATTCTTACGTAGACCTGCTACAGTCCCACGGTGCCAGCATGGTGATGCTGGCGAAAGGCAACCGCAGCCAGCAGGTAACCGATGCCTGCCATAAACACGGCGGTTTCTACCTGGGTTCAATCGGCGGCCCGGCTGCGGTACTGGCACAGCAAAGTATTAAGAGCCTGGAGTGTGTGGCCTATCCTGAGCTGGGGATGGAAGCTATCTGGAAAATCGAAGTGGAAAACTTCCCGGCGTTTATCCTGGTGGATGACAAAGGTAATGACTTCTTCCAGCAAATCCAGAATAAGCAGTGTGCCGGATGCAGCCAGCGCTAA
- a CDS encoding ABC transporter permease has protein sequence MNEKSPIPAPAAAPKTGQSRRLVMMALPIIVAILLLFVPVPEGLPPYAWHYFAIFVGVIVGLIFEPLPGAVIGLTGVVAIALCSQWLLFSPEQMADPKFKLAGASFKWAVSGFGNSTVWLIFGAFMFAAGYDKTRFGRRLALILVKYLGRRSLTLGYAITLADLLLAPFTPSNTARSGGTIYPIIANLPPLYGSKPNDPSARKIGSYLMWVAITAACITSSMFLSALAPNLLALALVKSIVGINISWGTWFIAFLPLGILLILTMPLLAYWFYPPEVKVNDEVPLWASRELEKLGRLSRNEILLLVFVCCALIMWIFAATWIEPAMAALLVIGLMLWTGVLEWSDITGNKAAWNTFVWFATLVALADGLSSTGFIGWLGKEGGAMMAGISPGVATIVLLLAFYLLHYLFASTTAHTTALLPAMLTIASTIPGMNMEVFCLLMVTSLGIMGIITPFGTGPSPIYYGSGYLPTKDYWRLGTIFGGLFLVALLVIGYPWMSMMF, from the coding sequence ATGAATGAAAAATCACCGATACCCGCACCCGCTGCGGCGCCTAAAACCGGGCAGTCTCGCCGCCTGGTCATGATGGCACTACCGATTATCGTCGCGATATTGCTGCTCTTCGTGCCGGTTCCTGAAGGTTTACCGCCTTACGCCTGGCACTATTTCGCTATTTTCGTTGGCGTTATTGTCGGCCTGATCTTTGAGCCGCTGCCAGGTGCCGTCATTGGCCTGACCGGCGTTGTCGCCATCGCGCTGTGTAGCCAGTGGCTGCTGTTCAGCCCGGAGCAAATGGCTGACCCCAAATTTAAGCTGGCCGGCGCCTCTTTCAAATGGGCGGTAAGCGGCTTTGGTAACTCTACCGTGTGGCTTATCTTCGGTGCGTTTATGTTTGCCGCCGGTTACGATAAAACCCGGTTTGGCCGCCGTCTGGCGCTGATTCTGGTGAAATATCTTGGCCGCCGCAGCCTGACGCTCGGTTACGCTATCACCCTGGCCGATCTGTTGCTGGCACCGTTTACGCCATCCAACACCGCGCGCAGCGGGGGGACTATCTACCCTATTATTGCCAACCTGCCGCCGCTGTATGGTTCAAAACCAAATGATCCGAGCGCCCGTAAGATCGGTTCTTATCTGATGTGGGTGGCCATCACCGCCGCCTGTATCACCAGCTCTATGTTCCTGTCGGCGCTGGCACCGAACCTGCTAGCACTGGCTTTGGTTAAAAGCATTGTAGGTATCAATATCTCCTGGGGTACCTGGTTTATCGCCTTCCTGCCGCTGGGCATTCTGCTTATTCTGACTATGCCGCTGCTGGCCTACTGGTTCTATCCACCAGAAGTGAAAGTAAACGACGAAGTGCCGCTGTGGGCCAGCCGTGAGCTTGAAAAATTGGGCCGTCTGTCGCGCAATGAAATCCTGCTGCTGGTGTTTGTCTGCTGTGCATTAATTATGTGGATTTTCGCCGCCACCTGGATTGAACCGGCTATGGCCGCTCTGCTGGTTATCGGTTTGATGCTGTGGACCGGCGTTCTGGAGTGGAGCGATATCACCGGTAATAAAGCGGCATGGAATACCTTCGTATGGTTCGCCACTCTGGTCGCCCTTGCCGATGGCCTGTCATCCACCGGGTTTATCGGCTGGCTGGGTAAAGAAGGCGGTGCCATGATGGCCGGTATCTCCCCAGGCGTTGCCACCATCGTTCTGCTACTGGCGTTCTACCTGCTGCATTACCTTTTCGCCAGCACCACAGCGCATACCACCGCGTTGCTTCCAGCTATGCTGACTATCGCCTCCACAATTCCTGGCATGAATATGGAAGTGTTCTGCCTGCTGATGGTGACCTCACTCGGCATCATGGGGATTATTACCCCATTCGGTACCGGCCCAAGCCCGATTTATTACGGTAGTGGCTATCTGCCAACCAAAGACTACTGGCGGCTCGGCACCATCTTCGGTGGCCTGTTCCTGGTTGCTCTGCTGGTTATCGGCTATCCATGGATGTCGATGATGTTCTGA
- a CDS encoding flavocytochrome c: MNSNPRLFNPFTLPNGTELKNRLCMAPMTTCTGYYDGSVTSELVEYYRARAGSIGTIIVECCFVDDLGLAFPGAIGIDNDDKIEGLAKIAHAIKSKGSKAVLQIYHGGRMVEPKLIGGRTPVGPSAIAAPRDGAATPVALTTAEVEAMVAKFGDGVRRAIQAGFDGVELHGANTYLIQQFYSPNSNQRDDEWGGSRDNRARFPLAVLDITHKMVRQYADDSFIIGYRFSPEEMEVPGIRFDDTMYLLEKLAQRGLDYLHFSMGYSLRGSIVDTDDKTPLINKYCQLRSEALAQIPVMGVGALVNESDIETAMDNGYDLAAIGRGCIAYPDWADRIARGEQLELSIDSTQREALEIPEPLWRFFLVEAMIRDMSMGEQKFKAGVFTETVKDDASELVIDVSLETDRIADIVLAGAADQDVSFTASFEEIRGRILDANTPHVDAVSGATSQSEAVKKAVSKAMVKSSKALAQEEGTAQETTKEYDVVVIGSGGAGLAAAIQAHDLGASVLIVEKMPTIGGNTIKASAGMNAAETRFQRVKGIHDSKELFYAETLKGGGNKNNPALLHRFVENAPQAIEWLACRGIMLNDITTTGGMSIDRTHRPRDGSAVGGYLISGLVRNINKRDIDVMLDTSVTEIVMTGGEVSGVQLLNDENETLIVNARSIIMATGGFSANSEMVVKYRPDLAGFVTTNHKGATGSGIALLERIGAGTVDMGEIQIHPTVEQSTSYLISESIRGGGAILVNQQGSRFFNEMSTRDKVSAAIIALPEKYAYVLFDEYVRIKNKAADEYIAKGLVTSASSPRELAEKLGMDEHQLLATLERYNGFVEAQNDTDFGRTTALRNPINAGPFYAIRIAPGVHHTMGGVTINTETEVLNTEHQVIPGAYAAGEVAGGIHGGNRIGGNAVADIIIFGTLAGQQAANRAQR, translated from the coding sequence ATGAACAGTAATCCACGTCTGTTTAACCCCTTTACTCTTCCTAATGGTACCGAGCTTAAAAACCGCCTGTGTATGGCACCAATGACCACCTGTACCGGTTATTACGATGGCTCGGTGACCAGTGAACTGGTTGAGTACTATCGGGCGCGTGCCGGATCTATCGGTACTATTATCGTCGAATGCTGCTTTGTCGACGACCTGGGTCTGGCATTTCCAGGGGCCATCGGCATTGATAACGACGATAAAATTGAAGGGCTGGCGAAAATTGCCCATGCCATCAAGTCGAAAGGTTCCAAAGCCGTATTGCAGATCTATCACGGCGGTCGCATGGTGGAGCCTAAACTGATTGGTGGCCGCACGCCGGTTGGGCCTAGCGCCATTGCCGCTCCGCGTGACGGGGCAGCAACGCCGGTTGCTTTAACCACGGCAGAAGTTGAAGCCATGGTCGCGAAATTTGGCGACGGCGTACGCCGCGCGATTCAGGCCGGGTTTGACGGCGTGGAGCTGCATGGGGCCAATACTTACCTGATTCAGCAGTTCTATTCGCCAAACTCCAACCAGCGTGACGACGAATGGGGCGGCAGCCGCGACAATCGCGCTCGTTTCCCGCTGGCCGTACTGGATATCACCCATAAAATGGTGCGCCAGTACGCGGATGACTCCTTCATTATTGGCTACCGCTTCTCTCCTGAAGAGATGGAAGTGCCGGGGATTCGCTTTGACGACACCATGTATCTGCTGGAGAAACTGGCGCAGCGCGGCCTGGATTATCTGCACTTCTCCATGGGCTACTCACTGCGCGGTTCAATTGTAGATACCGACGATAAAACCCCGCTTATCAACAAATACTGCCAGCTTCGTTCTGAAGCTCTGGCTCAGATCCCAGTGATGGGCGTCGGTGCGCTGGTCAACGAGTCAGACATTGAAACCGCGATGGATAATGGCTATGACCTGGCGGCGATTGGCCGGGGCTGTATTGCCTATCCGGATTGGGCCGACCGCATTGCGCGCGGCGAACAGCTGGAACTGTCCATTGATAGCACTCAGCGCGAAGCGCTGGAGATACCGGAACCGCTGTGGCGTTTCTTCCTGGTTGAAGCCATGATCCGCGATATGAGCATGGGTGAGCAGAAGTTTAAGGCCGGGGTATTTACCGAAACGGTTAAAGACGATGCCAGCGAACTGGTGATTGATGTTAGCCTCGAAACTGACCGTATCGCCGATATTGTACTCGCCGGTGCCGCTGACCAGGACGTAAGCTTTACCGCCAGTTTCGAAGAAATTCGTGGTCGTATTCTTGATGCCAATACGCCACACGTTGACGCGGTTTCAGGCGCAACTTCCCAGAGTGAGGCGGTGAAAAAAGCCGTTTCTAAAGCGATGGTTAAATCCAGTAAAGCGCTGGCTCAGGAAGAAGGCACAGCCCAGGAAACCACCAAAGAATACGATGTGGTGGTTATCGGCAGCGGTGGCGCGGGCCTCGCGGCGGCTATTCAAGCCCATGATCTGGGTGCCAGCGTACTGATCGTGGAAAAAATGCCGACTATTGGCGGTAACACAATCAAAGCTTCTGCCGGGATGAATGCTGCCGAGACTCGCTTCCAGCGCGTGAAAGGTATCCACGATAGTAAAGAGCTGTTCTATGCCGAAACCCTGAAAGGCGGCGGTAATAAAAACAATCCGGCGCTGTTGCACCGCTTTGTCGAGAACGCTCCTCAGGCCATTGAGTGGCTGGCCTGCCGCGGAATTATGCTTAACGATATCACCACTACCGGCGGTATGAGCATCGACCGCACCCACCGTCCAAGAGACGGGTCGGCGGTTGGCGGCTATCTGATAAGTGGCCTGGTGCGTAATATCAACAAACGCGATATCGACGTTATGCTCGATACCTCGGTGACTGAGATTGTCATGACTGGCGGTGAAGTCAGCGGCGTACAGCTGCTGAACGATGAAAATGAAACCCTCATCGTTAACGCCCGCAGTATTATCATGGCAACCGGCGGATTTAGCGCCAATAGCGAGATGGTCGTGAAATATCGCCCGGATCTGGCGGGTTTTGTCACCACCAACCACAAAGGCGCTACCGGCAGCGGTATTGCTCTGCTGGAGCGCATTGGCGCGGGTACCGTGGATATGGGCGAAATCCAGATTCACCCGACCGTCGAGCAGAGCACGTCGTACCTTATCTCCGAGTCGATTCGCGGCGGCGGTGCTATCCTGGTTAATCAGCAGGGCAGCCGCTTCTTTAACGAAATGTCGACCCGCGATAAAGTATCGGCGGCGATTATCGCCTTACCGGAAAAATACGCCTACGTGCTGTTTGATGAGTATGTGCGGATTAAAAATAAGGCCGCTGACGAATATATCGCAAAAGGACTGGTGACCAGCGCCAGTTCGCCGCGTGAGCTGGCGGAGAAACTGGGTATGGATGAGCACCAGTTGCTGGCAACGCTGGAACGCTACAACGGCTTTGTTGAAGCGCAAAACGATACCGACTTTGGTCGTACTACCGCGCTGCGTAACCCAATCAACGCCGGGCCGTTTTATGCGATTCGCATCGCTCCAGGGGTTCACCACACCATGGGCGGAGTGACCATTAACACCGAAACTGAAGTGCTGAACACCGAACATCAGGTAATACCTGGCGCTTATGCGGCGGGTGAGGTGGCCGGTGGTATTCACGGCGGTAACCGAATTGGCGGCAACGCCGTGGCTGATATTATTATCTTCGGCACCCTGGCGGGCCAGCAGGCGGCTAACCGGGCGCAACGTTAA